Part of the Plodia interpunctella isolate USDA-ARS_2022_Savannah chromosome 13, ilPloInte3.2, whole genome shotgun sequence genome, TGGAGAAAAATATCTTCGTGTTGGATACGCTTAAGAGCATTTAATAACACTATATATCATTGATTATCCTTATCTCACCTAAGAAACACAATCCCAGTCCCAAATGCAGGAATCTAGCGTAAGTGGACGAGTGCAGGTCCTTGTTGTCGTCGATGAGGCGTTGAATGATGGCGCAGGTCACCTAAATAacagacataaaataaaatataaacacacaaggataaatcacacagattaagttagTCACAAAGAAACTTATggtataggatactaactcaacgatactatattttataacatactagctgcgtcccggggcttcgctttcgTGGacattttgggataaaaagtaccctatgttatttcagattatattatacctgTGTATCATAACATAGATAGTAGATTTACTGTTCAActgtctagtagattttgcgtctTACTTTTACATCTTCACaaatcttcgtatttataaAGATAGAAAAAGATAAACATTCCTCCATCCAAATTTTAAATCGAATCGAATTGAATCCATTCATCAAATGAGGTGCCATTCATCTATACGTTTATTATACTGGCGGCATGTCCCAGCTTCAcatgagtaaaaaaaattatacacaacaaacataacataattttacacCTAAAGCTCCGTCAGGATCGtactatctaataaaaataaaaaatccgtTGCACAGTATTAAAGATCTAGAATACAGACGGACAGTGAGTCATGTGATGTGTACTAACGTCCCCGTTGCAGGAGCCGACGGCGATGAGTCCGCAGGAGATGGCGGCCAGCGCGCAGATCTCCGGCGGCGCGGCGCTGTCGGCCAGCACGGGCAGCAAGTGCGACAGCACCTCCGCGCGCTGCGTGCCCGCGTACGCTATGCCTAGACCTGCCCCAGTGTCACTTGTTAGCATTTTGTACAACTACTTGTACTAGTGttgtatttcaattaaatttaatttaccaaCACTAGCTTCTAAGATTTGTAACTAACACGATATGGTTTTTATTAccgaaataaattacaattattattgtaaagaaCTTCACAAAATAGACGCGGCTGCCAGGTAGGCAGGACGATAGGCAAGCTTGCAGAAGAGTGGTGGGGCTTTTAGTTCCCCTGTCGTACCTGTAGTCCtggatttataataaataaaacactatatcaaaatcggccggctgctacgatgacacgaacagacatacaaatacaGGTCTGAGGAGGCTATACAgtaaaaacagaaatataaaataaaaacagacatACCCAAGACACTGCCGATCCTGAGATTGGAGCTGGAGTGCAGCACGTAGTCCGACAACAACGCGAGCGCGGGGTCGCACTCGTTGCGGACGCCGCAGTTGACGAGCCCCAGCGCCAGCAGCGCACCGGCCTTTATGTGCTCGTCTGCGGTGTACAGGTACTTGTCTATGGGCGTCAGGCCCCCGTCCACGTCCCACAGATGGATCATGCCCAGCGACGCTGCTGCCGATAGCATGCCTGACAAACCATATttcgattaataataataaacaaggaTAGCATTGGCTTTGTCTCAACACTTctcttaaaatgttaattattgcCAAAAGAGAAAAATTACTCAAGTTTTTCATGTAGCATTAGTGTAAAACTGTTTGTTTTGGAATAAACTCAAGTAAAGGAAAATACACTGAAGTGAAATTCAAACGGGACTAACTATTTAAACGGGATTGCTTACTTTTTAAATCAGTAAACACCAGACAGCAGTCTTTAGCAGCGACCAATTTAATGGCTAGTGAATATACccatatcaatacatatactacttcatggaatatacttagttactgatatagatgacgaaaatatagttttggaaatttttgtctgtctgtctgtccgaacgtgcatcactcgaaatctactggaccgatttgcatgaaatttggtatgtaggtaccttatataccgggttaacatcttagatacatttcttcccggtaaatggttaggttcccgtaggataattgaaaaactaattatgaatcaaaaatgcctcagtaTCCTCAGAAATTTCTCGGAATCCCGGATTatcatcttatagacatttcatcccggaaaatgaggagggtcctgtaggaaaataagaataataatccacggagccgatttactttaaaattttgtagaaaggtgtaaacagaatataaacaaattgtttttgtcgattaaagtctgatatagatataatgggcgcagtatgtatctatatatcagtataaaactcttccgttactgactGATTAACAGTcaacatacacccgaaactgctgggcgggaagctgaaatttggcatgtaggtgagctctaagagaggatttttggaaattctactccgaagggggtgaaaggggtgaaaaactgtaaatatgaaagttctacaccgttgaagttagtgacttgaaaacttggattttggttgtttacaacaaagtaatgaatacgtgtttcagatttttctgaaaattaccCTCAACCCTTTCATAAGGGgggtgaaatataaaattgtatgtgaaTTGTGTGTGATTCTATGTGAcgggaaaatgggacggcatgcgttgcagaaagcgggagtgtgagtaggagcgggaaatgggaaggagacacgtaatgggaaacaggacgggacacattgcaaaaaacatgatggcacaatatgtaggaaacggtacgggatatctactttacattacatagcaggaagcgggattggacaactTTGCGCAACGAGatacgcagcgggaaacagaaaattgaactaaagatgagaaaaaattcaatttttgaatcatatatgtttactagtcttacagagtacgcgaaaaaaaaattaccgagattttgctatgaaattcgcgcgggcgaagccgcggacaaaagctagttttacataaaatacatataacatacatataacaattacatataacataaaatacgaGTACATTACCACCTAGTCATCACTGAAGATCTCTACGCGGAGCAATTGAAGGAGTCTGAGAGGTAGTCACAATGTCATTTTGAAATATCGGGAGCTCATAGACAAGGCACTGTCAGCCTGGCAACAGCTGCCTCGTCAACATAAAAGTCGGTGATGAAAAACtggtattaattattaaactgtGGGCATACCATGATCCTTATTCTTGTACATCCACTTGTTTCCATCCTCAGTAGTGACCAGCTTGTCCCGGCCAAAACCAGCATTGACGAAAGCATTGACAAACGTAGCGGAGAGGTTCTGTCGCGCGGAGTCCACAGGGTGCTCTGCGAGCAACGACGGTCTCAGAGCTGATCCAGCAGACTCTAGCCACGTCTTGTATACTTCTTCCGGAGTCTTGGGCTCCATTATGTCAAGCTGAAATTGAATAACACTAGTGAACAACCAAATAATGCTAGTAGTAGTATGCTTCAAGACACGCACGCATGAGCTGCtagtgtgttataaatataataaaataggtttcgtgaaatattatttaacagaatataacttgaaagaataatttttgatatatattttttaaattcttcctATAATAGAGGCAAACTATTTAGTAAAAGGTTAATCATCACTAatcagaaatatttaaaaaaactgcatGTTACACGACACGATATTTATAAACAGTAAATTACCTCTCTGGCCAGACTCAGGTAGTGATCATTGATGTGCGCATTGAGAAGGATGGTGCGTAGATCTTCGTCGTCTACGTCAAGAGGCACGTATTGACGCGCGAGCATGTAGCAGAGCTGTTTCTTCAATagtctaaaacaaaaataaatgtaaacctataaaaacatataggGGAAAGGGCGCGACggtggcaaaataaaaaaagaagacaATTTACAGGCAAGAATAACGAACTTTAAAGGCCATATTGAATTGGATAGGCTGTATAATGGTGGATGAGATACTGAAAAGGTTAAATGCTGCTAGTCCATCgtctatgagaagaatctcccGTTTATAgtcctttcccttgattgactttgaCTTTTGCTCACAGCAAAAGCATGGAAGCAACATCAGTATTAATCATGACAgattttccaaaataattacattctcatataataaatgcatagGCATATAATAAACTAACGGATCATTGCAAGCATTGAAGACCTCTTCACACTTGGCTTTATTGTGTAGCTGCATGGCAACCAATAGAGCTCGAGGGTACTCTCCGAAGCGAAGATATGTCTCCAATACGCCCTGCAGGATCTGGGTGGATTCTGGTTCCACAACATAACTTGCACAACTAAAAGTAAAAGATAtacttaattcaaatttagaaattatgaGCAGATTAGTAAAATCTCCAAACTTATCTACACATATCAGTTAAATTGGTTCTGTTGtgttataacataaaataaatataaacataaaaacaaatgggCTACTATTAAAAAAGCAGCCCCCAAGAGATCCTAATGTGACTGTAAGTACAGACAAAGAATTACCCAATAAGATACAAGCAGACACGAGGATAGTTGCTCTGATCCATATGCTGTGTAAGGAGGTCAAGACGGTCAATCTCCATCAGCAGATCACACGCCTGAATCTCAGCAGAATGCTGCATGTCAAACGCAACAACATCCCTCACTAAAGGCAATAATGTGTCCATATTCTCCACATTCCACTCTTCAGCTATTTCACCTTCAAGTTgcctaaaaatttaaacataataatttaggtCATCTTTCACAAATCAACTATCACAAAAGCTCTGTTTGCATTTTGATTAGTGTTATTGCAAAACACTGAAGTATCAAgtaaacacatttatttaacactttAACATTCACACAAACACTAATCAAAAtgcctttaataaaaaaagtaaaatgcctttatcaatttaattaatacaggTAGATAATTTAACACTTATGACAgtgaattagaaaaaatatcacataccTGACATATTCATGGCCCCAGTCACCCACATTTGACATAGTTCCAAGCAGACAGTATTTGAGGCATTCTCTCTTCTCTGCAGCATCCTgtaaacaacaaatatatttcactcCAAATTTTCACCCtatcattataaaatctttgataACAGAAGTAGCTGCCAGATAATAAGCTATGTGATAATATTTGATGAATGTGGGTAGCATGTTttaatggacaacactcaacatttatgtataataaaccATTCTTCTTTATAGTAGTCTTCTTCAAGGCTGAGTGtcatggtcattacgtggaatgaaacacacacaacaactttcttggcattattaatgatccacaggcgggtgtcttaaccattacaccaccaccacttctgctaataaactataatttggttttatttgttCTATACATAATACTTACTTGAGATCCGCTCACTCCCATAGCTAATACAGACACAACATCAGCGCAAAACTTCTTGGTCTTTggatcttttattttttcataaacttCTTTCAGTGCTGGATAATGTTCACGTAAAAACTTCAGAGGTTTTGGCACCGAAGTCATCGATGTCGTGGATGTCCTGATGAGGTTACTCAACATTTGGAGAGCCGGGAAATACAGGTCTTTATCGTGCCCCTAGAAGATCAAGAAATGCTTAGGTTATCTTAAGATTACCGTACATAATTATaagtgtatatttaaattatacttaccaCGAGCTTTTCGACTAGCATATTAAGTTCTTCCTGAAGCCGTTTGTCTTCTTCCGACTGAAAAAAATAGGGGATCAGTATGTAACAAGAAAATCAAACattgtatttctttaataGCATCACTATTTACCAAATCATCATTAGGTGGAGGGACTGGctctgttttttcttttttaggcTCTTCGGTCTTATTCTTCACCGTCatgtttaattcaatttatattcactatttttatttcaatcttCCCTTCCTCGGTGACCAACTAATTTTTAGCTTCACGATGAGTTTTGCAAATTTGACAAGTCACCACTACGACAGCTAGATTAGAGGTTGCCAGAatcgaaaatataaaagtacgACACGACGATATCTTTCTaccatttacaatattttctaacAGACTCAAAAATGAGaatgtttacaaatatttttaaagaataggtataatgtataaattgtatttatgatatatataggtagtttttgatattagtattttgatttgaaattgttatgtaaatgaaaaatacattctAAGGTCgattaatacttaaataaacgGGAAAGAGgtagcttaatttttttaataaataaagaaacagcgctttattagtattttataagcatatttcattttagtaGGGTATAAGTTGACAAAGGAATGtcttagattaaaaaaataattttcggtTCCATGGTACCTGGTATCCTAATGGCATAGCCAtagattttacattttacaacgAGTacacctactaattccatgggcaTAACACATaggagtacttactaattccatgggcaTAGTACGTACAACAATAATATGTCATTTTGCCACTTTATTCTCTATATCTACCATATatctacattaaataaaaatgtgagtgGACTAGTTCTGACTGTACAtagaagatattaaagaaaaataattaaggtaTCTTTATGGGACTTATGATGAGCCAGAAaattgtgtttgtatgtttgttcgcgcatcacgctcTTAAAAAATTCGggataatacattataattataatagaaatacgTTCAGCGGCGGTTTCGTTTTAGTTGAAAACCGAATCAGTCACATACCCATTGAATTCCATGCACATAccgtcaaattttatagatattttaaaattatttcccaggttcgaaccccggtcaggtcaagatggaaaatgatctttttcagattgatctggATGTTGGATTTACTcgtatctatattatatacttgcGGCACCcggttaaaaacaaaattatacacctaaacctaaaAATcccatgaaaatccgtgcagtagtttttgagtttatcgcaaacagacagatacgggaggactttgttttataatatgtgaggATAAGGACAACGTATATTAtagttgaattagtatcccataacacaagtctcgaacatacTTCGGTGCTAACTTGATACTCTATGTGTGATAACATATACTAAAACATAtacgcaaaaatatttttaactgaaattagaatcttatttgtttattcGAAAGCCCCTTGGAATTaccatattataatacatatatccGTCCCGCGTCGGTCGAGAGTCCGAGGCATCGCATAATTCattgaattattatcatttaaacaGGATCGCAGAAGTACCTGGAGACGCAAACTAACGATTTAATGTTGCATAGGGTTTTATTTCAGTATAGTCTGAGAAGTGGACGAGACAAGATTGCAATATCTTATACTTAATCGCGATTTTTttctgtgtgtgtgtttttgtGATATCAGTTTCTAGTTTAACTCACTACACTACATTATTCATTACCTAATTTTTAAGAATACAAATATGCATCGTGCAAAAATTGTAACTGCTACCCTCTATAAGTATTCTTATAAAAGATATACAATACCAGCATTACAAGATGGTTTAACTAAAACAATTGAAGATATGCCACGGCCTAAAGAATTGCCTGTAATTGGTACTCGATTAGAGTTGTGGACAGCCGGAAGTCAAACAAAGTATGATATTTACTTAGTTAGAAATACCTAACCACCTACCTACCCCAAGGGACGGGTGACATAATTACttcactttataatttttaacaccCCTCATATTTCGTTAGGGTAAAAAGGGCGATCTAGATTTGGAAGTTTCATTATTAATCTATATGCATGAGGCCTTTGTTTTTTTGTCTATTGAAActtatatatgtacctacttacttattgAAACAAATGGAAATTATATTCTTACAGATTGCACGAATATATCAATTCACGGCATAAACAGCTAGGTCCAATATTTTGCGAAAAAATACATGGTAAAACAAAACTGGTTTTTGTGAGTGATCCagcattaataaaatcattatttatgaatttagaGGGAAAATATCCACTTCACATTTTACCTGAACCGTGGTTGCtgtatgaaaaattgtatggatCTAAAAGAGGCCTATTCTTTATGAACGGTGAAGAATGGTTGAAAAATCGGCgcattatgaataaatatttgttaaaagaaGATTCTGAAAATTGGTTaataaaacctataaaaaGTCCGatagaaaaatttatttcactttgGCGCAGTAAAAGTAAAACAGAAGATTTTGTACCCAATCTAGAATGTGATTTTTATCGACTTTCAACAGATGGTAATGTCTCATTCACtcatttattgtgtttaaattttttaatggTTATTACATCAAATAACTCTTTATggattaatttgtatttggGTGATTGTCACTAGTAATCAGCGGCATGGTCATGGCGCTTGTTGTTTTTTCGTagcataatttattgtcaaacACTACTAAATGCTAcgattaaatattaatgaatttttattcagtCTCAATGTTTATTGActgtttttacaagcttttatttagtttaaccTGTCtcgatgtttgtttgtctgtgatcaaattttgcaagttAATTTTACTTAGTTCCGCGTTTAATACAACAAGATCTCTCAcaagacaataaaagcttatttgtaatataggtacctacttgtattaaaagatattttgtttattatatactataagtTATagactttgtttatttttagtaactatTCAAATATTACTGGG contains:
- the Rpn1 gene encoding 26S proteasome non-ATPase regulatory subunit 2, with product MTVKNKTEEPKKEKTEPVPPPNDDLSEEDKRLQEELNMLVEKLVGHDKDLYFPALQMLSNLIRTSTTSMTSVPKPLKFLREHYPALKEVYEKIKDPKTKKFCADVVSVLAMGVSGSQDAAEKRECLKYCLLGTMSNVGDWGHEYVRQLEGEIAEEWNVENMDTLLPLVRDVVAFDMQHSAEIQACDLLMEIDRLDLLTQHMDQSNYPRVCLYLIGCASYVVEPESTQILQGVLETYLRFGEYPRALLVAMQLHNKAKCEEVFNACNDPLLKKQLCYMLARQYVPLDVDDEDLRTILLNAHINDHYLSLARELDIMEPKTPEEVYKTWLESAGSALRPSLLAEHPVDSARQNLSATFVNAFVNAGFGRDKLVTTEDGNKWMYKNKDHGMLSAAASLGMIHLWDVDGGLTPIDKYLYTADEHIKAGALLALGLVNCGVRNECDPALALLSDYVLHSSSNLRIGSVLGLGIAYAGTQRAEVLSHLLPVLADSAAPPEICALAAISCGLIAVGSCNGDVTCAIIQRLIDDNKDLHSSTYARFLHLGLGLCFLGCKERTEATMAALEVLPEPQQSLCQTTLSMCAYAGTGDVLVVQQMLHICSKHYDTDNEQSSTEDTAFKKTDKKDAKEGASSAAPAPSGSSKDDKNKSKSSKDSKSKEKEKEKEANKELSSVQAVATLGVAVIAFAEETGAEMCTRIFGQLGRYGEPAVRRAVPLAIALCSISNPQLAVIDVLNKYSHDADNDVAYNAIFAMGLVGAGTNNARLATMLRALALYHGKSSVHLFMVRLAQGLCHAGKGTVTLSAAHADRRLVSQPALAGLLVVLTAFLDCKNIILGKSHYLLYVLATAMQPRWLVTLDENMQPLNVSVRVGQAVDVIGKAGTPKTIAGSHTHTTPVLLSFGERAELATDEYLPLSPVMEGFVILKKNEDSVMASVQ